A genomic segment from Triticum dicoccoides isolate Atlit2015 ecotype Zavitan chromosome 1A, WEW_v2.0, whole genome shotgun sequence encodes:
- the LOC119312807 gene encoding putative F-box/FBD/LRR-repeat protein At5g44950 → MASRLLLLRRRARRLLRLLRHRLQASKKRRIDDQDPPGSGSCDHVDVGSVDHITRVPDAVLGSIVSLLPTKEGARTQVLSRRWRPIWRSAPLNLALDCELKNQDSIPKILSEHTGPARRFSVRLFTDCSGDEIDGWLSSQSLDNLQELELTCMFWLGRRPLSLSAFRFSPTLRVAKFHGFHFPNSIAQLSLQFPCLEQLTLKKVIISEDVLQSLLSGCSALESLELKENRGIARLCISSQTLRSLGFFVDWWNGGTGIFLQELVIEDAPCLERLLPLNSTGSKVVIRIICAPKLEIFGMLLSEVIPEFQLGSSIIQEGVAVSLTTKMHTMRVLALSSTGPNLDAVVNFLKCFPCLEKLYVIFRLPSDDPGEYMNARKYDTLDPIECLELHLKKVVLKNYVGSKSSYVDFARFFVLNTKGLEEMKITLPYHRQHGWFAHQLSLLRVTSRASPDARIEMRCGTSDDFTHNRDTHDLSMDDPFDLPSSGCSTCEEKGLGDAIYQI, encoded by the exons ATGGCTTCGCGGCTGCTACTGCTGCGGCGGCGGGCAAGGAGGCTGCTGCGGCTGCTGCGGCATCGACTGCAAGCTTCCAAGAAGCGTAGGATCGACGACCAAGATCCACCGGGGAGTGGCAGCTGCGACCATGTCGATGTGGGGAGCGTCGATCACATCACCCGAGTCCCCGACGCCGTCCTCGGCAGCATCGTGtctcttctccccaccaaggaaggCGCCCGCACGCAGGTCCTCTCCCGCCGGTGGCGTCCGATCTGGCGCTCCGCTCCTCTGAACCTCGCGCTGGACTGTGAGCTCAAGAACCAGGACTCGATCCCAAAGATCCTCTCCGAGCACACCGGCCCCGCACGACGCTTCTCCGTCCGCCTCTTCACCGACTGCAGCGGCGACGAGATCGATGGCTGGCTTAGCTCCCAATCCCTGGACAATCTGCAGGAGCTCGAGCTCACCTGCATGTTCTGGCTCGGCCGGCGTCCATTGTCCTTGTCGGCGTTCCGATTCTCGCCCACTCTCCGCGTGGCCAAATTCCACGGATTCCATTTCCCCAACTCGATCGCGCAGCTGTCCCTCCAGTTCCCCTGCCTCGAGCAGCTGACCCTGAAAAAGGTCATCATCTCGGAGGACGTTCTCCAGAGCTTGCTCTCTGGCTGCTCTGCCTTGGAAAGCCTCGAGCTCAAGGAAAATCGGGGCATTGCTCGCCTCTGCATCAGCTCCCAAACTCTTAGGAGTTTGGGATTTTTCGTCGACTGGTGGAATGGAGGCACTGGTATCTTTTTGCAAGAGTTAGTCATCGAGGACGCCCCTTGCCTTGAGAGATTGCTGCCGCTTAATTCAACGGGCAGCAAAGTGGTCATCCGGATAATCTGCGCGCCTAAACTGGAGATATTCGGTATGCTCCTGTCTGAAGTCATACCCGAATTCCAACTTGGAAGTTCAATTATTCAG GAAGGGGTTGCTGTCAGTTTGACAACCAAAATGCACACCATGAGGGTTTTGGCTCTCAGCTCTACTGGCCCTAATCTGGATGCAGTGGTTAACTTCCTCAAGTGCTTCCCTTGCTTGGAGAAGTTGTATGTCATT tTCCGGTTACCTTCAGACGACCCAGGGGAGTATATGAATGCCCGGAAGTATGACACGCTGGACCCGATTGAATGTCTTGAGCTTCATCTAAAAAAAGTGGTGTTGAAGAATTATGTCGGCAGCAAGAGTTCATATGTTGActttgccaggttctttgttctgaatACAAAAGGGCTAGAGGAAATGAAAATCACATTGCCTTACCACCGCCAGCACGGATGGTTTGCTCATCAACTCAGCCTGCTACGAGTCACAAGTAGAGCTTCTCCAGATGCTCGAATTGAAATGAGATGTGGCACTAGCGATGATTTCACACACAACAGGGATACCCATGATTTGTCAATGGATGACCCCTTTGACTTGCCCTCCAGCGGATGCTCAACGTGTGAAGAGAAGGGTCTAGGAGATGCTATATACCAAATTTAA